From Myxococcales bacterium, the proteins below share one genomic window:
- a CDS encoding tetratricopeptide repeat protein → MRRASIVAACVLSLGLPRVARASSSDELVASARRAEAAHEDEVAVRRYTEALALDGTHEEAWLALGSLRTRLGDVAEAEHVYSACIARLPGSTRAHLARADALHALGRLPEAVAEVELVARADPSVRRKVAGYYMSDGLYPAALAAWRSLLVSGTADGDEGLVKEARAMIRALVLFAKPLDPAAYPTSTSRSRVWLGVIARRGG, encoded by the coding sequence ATGCGGAGAGCGTCGATCGTCGCCGCCTGCGTCTTGTCGCTGGGCCTCCCGAGGGTGGCGCGTGCGTCCTCCTCCGACGAGCTCGTCGCGAGCGCGCGCCGGGCCGAGGCCGCCCACGAGGACGAGGTGGCGGTCCGCCGCTACACGGAGGCGCTCGCCCTCGACGGGACCCACGAGGAGGCCTGGCTCGCGCTCGGGTCGCTCCGCACACGGCTCGGCGACGTGGCCGAGGCCGAGCACGTGTATTCCGCATGCATCGCGCGGCTGCCCGGTTCGACGAGAGCGCACCTCGCCAGGGCCGACGCGCTTCATGCGCTCGGGCGCTTGCCCGAGGCCGTCGCCGAGGTCGAGCTCGTGGCTCGCGCCGACCCGAGCGTGCGCCGCAAAGTCGCGGGATACTACATGTCGGATGGTCTCTACCCGGCAGCGCTCGCGGCCTGGCGCTCGCTCCTCGTGAGCGGGACGGCCGACGGAGACGAAGGGCTCGTCAAAGAAGCGCGCGCCATGATCCGAGCGCTCGTACTGTTCGCCAAGCCCCTCGACCCCGCCGCCTACCCGACGTCCACGTCTCGTTCGCGGGTGTGGCTCGGCGTGATCGCGCGGCGCGGGGGCTAA
- a CDS encoding glycosyltransferase, translated as MMRGENIVCFAKDWSEDPTSNNHVMKLLGRDNKVLWLNSIATRTPKLTSGRDMGKIVTKLKSFAKGPKHIEGGLDVYTPIVLPFPHSQLAQKVNEHVLRESLRFLRSRRGMRDFQLWSFLPTAEKYVGKLGESLSVYYCTDEWSHFSYVDKDKIVAMERALCERVDLVFCTARTLLERKGAYNPNTFLASHGVDHAHFAKALDPRTEIAEEIRNLPKPIFGFIGLVQDWVDVEFFAYLAERRKDASIVVVGKSLVDLSRLEKYKNIHLLGRKPYESLPSFCKGFDVSLIPFVQNELTRNVNPIKLREYLSAGLAVVSTDIPEVTLYADAAHGEMKGAVLVGRTHEELFAHCERALREDSPEARRARSDEMKKETWEVKVAELGDHVLRVREQKMRK; from the coding sequence ATGATGCGCGGGGAAAATATCGTCTGTTTCGCGAAGGACTGGAGCGAGGACCCGACGAGCAACAACCATGTGATGAAGCTCCTCGGCCGCGACAACAAGGTCTTGTGGCTGAACTCGATCGCGACGCGGACGCCGAAGCTCACGAGCGGCCGCGACATGGGCAAGATCGTCACCAAGCTGAAGAGCTTCGCGAAGGGCCCGAAGCACATCGAAGGTGGGCTCGACGTCTACACGCCGATCGTGCTGCCTTTTCCCCATAGCCAGCTCGCCCAGAAGGTGAACGAGCACGTCCTGCGCGAGAGCCTCCGCTTCTTGCGCTCGAGGCGTGGCATGCGGGATTTCCAGCTCTGGAGCTTCTTGCCGACCGCCGAGAAGTACGTCGGCAAGCTCGGGGAGAGCCTCTCGGTCTACTACTGCACCGACGAGTGGTCGCACTTCTCCTACGTCGACAAGGACAAGATCGTGGCCATGGAGCGCGCCCTCTGCGAGCGCGTCGATCTCGTGTTCTGCACGGCCCGAACGCTCCTCGAGCGGAAGGGCGCGTACAACCCCAACACGTTCCTCGCCTCGCACGGCGTCGATCACGCCCACTTCGCGAAGGCCCTCGACCCCCGCACCGAGATCGCGGAGGAGATCCGCAACCTGCCGAAGCCGATCTTCGGCTTCATCGGGCTCGTCCAAGACTGGGTCGACGTCGAGTTCTTCGCGTACCTCGCCGAGCGCCGTAAAGACGCCTCCATCGTCGTCGTCGGGAAGAGCCTGGTCGACCTCTCGAGGCTCGAAAAGTATAAGAATATCCATCTATTGGGGCGAAAGCCTTACGAGTCTCTCCCGTCGTTCTGCAAGGGCTTCGACGTGTCGCTCATCCCGTTCGTCCAGAACGAGCTCACGCGGAACGTGAACCCGATCAAGCTTCGCGAGTACCTCTCGGCAGGCCTCGCGGTCGTCTCGACCGACATCCCCGAGGTCACGCTCTACGCCGACGCCGCCCATGGTGAAATGAAGGGGGCCGTGCTCGTCGGGCGCACCCACGAGGAGCTCTTCGCCCATTGCGAGAGGGCCCTCCGCGAAGACTCACCGGAGGCGCGACGCGCTCGGTCGGACGAGATGAAGAAGGAGACCTGGGAGGTGAAGGTCGCCGAGCTCGGTGATCACGTCCTCCGCGTCCGAGAGCAGAAGATGCGGAAGTGA
- a CDS encoding class I SAM-dependent methyltransferase, which yields MTSLGPWALVTGVFALFGVVWLVTIARSFGRAPSSPLEHAIDRTARRFERAAEKKGDYYFARGKLQGDPATAAIAGLGALGSVLDLGCGRGQLALLLLEAEVAERVHGVDWDGAKVAFASRAAEGLRATFETGDVREAAGGPFDTVLLVDVLHYFSREVQDALLDRAAGLVNPGGRIVVREADRGRGLRSLTTRIQEGVGTWARVNVGERVLFRDVERELVPRLERLGFDASVVPCWGSTPFSNVLLVATRRAP from the coding sequence GTGACGTCGCTCGGTCCTTGGGCCCTCGTCACGGGCGTCTTCGCGCTCTTCGGTGTCGTGTGGCTCGTCACGATCGCCCGGTCCTTCGGGAGGGCCCCGTCTTCCCCGCTCGAGCACGCGATCGACAGGACGGCCCGGAGGTTCGAGCGCGCCGCGGAGAAGAAGGGCGACTACTACTTCGCGCGGGGCAAGCTCCAAGGCGATCCCGCGACCGCCGCCATCGCCGGCTTGGGCGCGCTCGGGAGCGTCCTGGATCTCGGGTGCGGACGGGGGCAGCTCGCGCTGCTCTTGCTCGAGGCCGAGGTGGCCGAGCGTGTGCACGGGGTCGATTGGGACGGAGCCAAGGTCGCGTTCGCGTCACGGGCGGCCGAAGGTCTCCGCGCGACGTTCGAGACGGGGGACGTCCGCGAAGCCGCGGGTGGGCCGTTCGACACCGTCCTGCTCGTCGACGTCCTGCACTACTTCTCCCGCGAGGTCCAAGATGCGCTCCTCGATCGCGCGGCCGGGCTCGTCAACCCCGGGGGGCGCATCGTCGTGCGCGAGGCGGATCGTGGTCGAGGCCTCCGGTCGCTCACGACACGGATCCAAGAGGGCGTCGGGACGTGGGCACGGGTGAACGTCGGGGAGCGCGTGCTCTTTCGGGACGTCGAGCGCGAGCTCGTGCCCCGCCTCGAGCGGCTCGGGTTCGACGCGAGCGTCGTCCCGTGCTGGGGGAGCACCCCGTTCTCCAACGTGTTGCTCGTGGCGACCCGCCGCGCGCCTTGA
- a CDS encoding ferritin-like domain-containing protein, which produces MKGNVENRAGRRDTAWWLSMLRKRRERMYEEKLDYSQKIEFRDEAERAACIAFFNAAFRAEESGLTQAHTLADEIGKLDPDLGECLRLYGDEEGWHRELLTELIERIGGEIRPMGPTTRTFYKLYARAKRVDTIVLTNLMFETIGSTTYRLALRHVRTDASFATLRHALTILTRDESFHVPLNVHFLRECQKLGLGSHPLRQQALYDVLFGALLASAYASRRRAFAFDNIPFPVLARAYGEHLGRLFLHEADLRFSPPSPLLWSLGLTKGGLLRDPSPSVVSIEAAEAAVDRERVAVTAL; this is translated from the coding sequence ATGAAGGGGAACGTGGAAAACCGAGCAGGGCGCCGCGATACGGCCTGGTGGCTCTCGATGCTTCGCAAGCGTCGTGAGCGTATGTACGAGGAAAAGCTCGACTATTCGCAGAAGATCGAGTTCCGCGACGAAGCCGAGCGGGCCGCGTGCATCGCGTTCTTCAACGCGGCCTTCCGGGCCGAAGAGTCGGGCCTCACGCAGGCCCATACCCTCGCCGACGAGATCGGCAAGCTCGACCCCGACCTGGGCGAGTGCCTGCGCCTCTACGGCGACGAAGAGGGCTGGCACCGCGAGCTGCTCACGGAGCTCATCGAGCGCATCGGAGGGGAGATCCGCCCCATGGGTCCCACGACGCGCACGTTCTACAAGCTCTACGCGCGCGCCAAGCGGGTCGACACGATCGTGCTCACGAACCTCATGTTCGAGACGATCGGGTCGACGACCTACCGCCTCGCGCTCCGTCACGTGAGGACCGACGCGTCGTTCGCGACGCTCCGGCACGCGCTCACGATTCTGACGCGTGACGAATCGTTCCACGTCCCGCTCAACGTTCATTTCCTCCGCGAGTGCCAGAAGCTCGGGCTCGGTAGCCACCCTTTGCGCCAGCAGGCGCTCTACGACGTCCTCTTCGGGGCGCTCCTCGCCTCGGCCTACGCGAGCCGTCGCCGCGCGTTCGCGTTCGACAACATCCCGTTCCCGGTGCTCGCGCGCGCGTACGGCGAGCACCTCGGCCGCCTCTTCCTCCACGAGGCCGACCTCCGGTTCTCTCCGCCGTCGCCGCTCCTCTGGTCCCTCGGTCTCACGAAGGGCGGGCTCCTCCGCGACCCGAGCCCATCGGTGGTCAGCATCGAGGCCGCCGAGGCCGCCGTCGACCGTGAGCGTGTCGCCGTGACGGCGCTCTGA
- a CDS encoding thiamine pyrophosphate-dependent dehydrogenase E1 component subunit alpha: MQPATSGDVGGEGGSALGGGPAARVLADDGTLAPSCTSPLDLAGTQALYTALVRARALDLRFVDLQRKGDIPFHASAIGREGGIVGAAFAMEEGDALFPSPRELMASATRGVPVASLVHQAMGTSASVTKGKSPPTQVSGRAHGVVSVSGIAGAQLPHATGFGWAARMRGDTKVALGMVSGGAFVTGDFHNALNFAGVSKANVVFVVVVEGLRGLSATATVAEKAEAYGLPSVRVDGNDVLCVVREVSAAIARARRGEGATLVEVVTASPEATEDGIITLSETSCPVALLERHLAHLGANVAELRASAERAIDAEVRAAVDDAKRAGPPPLASLVEDVFAHVPSHLRA; encoded by the coding sequence ATGCAACCGGCTACCTCCGGCGACGTTGGCGGGGAAGGGGGCTCGGCCCTCGGTGGCGGGCCCGCCGCACGTGTCCTCGCCGACGACGGCACCCTGGCCCCCTCGTGCACCTCCCCGCTCGACCTCGCGGGCACGCAGGCGCTCTACACCGCCCTCGTCCGTGCTCGCGCGCTGGATCTCCGCTTCGTCGACCTCCAGCGAAAAGGGGACATTCCGTTCCACGCGAGCGCCATCGGCCGTGAGGGGGGCATCGTGGGCGCGGCCTTCGCGATGGAGGAAGGCGACGCGCTCTTTCCGTCCCCGCGCGAGCTCATGGCGTCCGCGACGCGAGGGGTGCCCGTGGCGTCGCTCGTGCATCAAGCGATGGGGACGTCCGCGTCGGTCACGAAGGGCAAATCTCCGCCGACCCAAGTGTCGGGGCGGGCGCACGGGGTCGTGTCCGTGAGCGGGATCGCGGGCGCGCAGCTCCCTCACGCGACGGGCTTCGGGTGGGCCGCGCGCATGCGAGGCGACACGAAGGTCGCGCTCGGGATGGTCTCCGGCGGGGCCTTCGTCACGGGCGACTTCCACAACGCGCTCAACTTCGCCGGGGTCTCCAAGGCCAACGTGGTCTTCGTCGTCGTCGTCGAGGGGCTCCGCGGGCTCTCGGCCACCGCGACCGTCGCCGAGAAGGCCGAGGCCTACGGCCTCCCGTCCGTCCGCGTGGACGGAAACGACGTGCTCTGCGTCGTCCGCGAAGTCTCCGCCGCGATCGCCCGTGCGCGGCGCGGCGAGGGGGCGACCCTCGTCGAGGTGGTGACCGCGTCCCCCGAGGCCACGGAGGATGGGATCATCACGCTCTCCGAGACCTCGTGCCCCGTGGCGCTCCTCGAGCGGCACCTCGCGCATCTCGGCGCGAACGTAGCCGAGCTGCGGGCCTCCGCCGAGCGCGCGATCGACGCCGAGGTGCGCGCTGCCGTGGACGACGCCAAGCGCGCCGGGCCGCCTCCGCTCGCGTCTCTCGTCGAAGACGTCTTCGCCCACGTCCCCTCTCACCTTCGGGCTTAG
- a CDS encoding alpha-ketoacid dehydrogenase subunit beta has protein sequence MPQMNLVSAINDALRLAMRADDRVVVMGEDVGKVGGVFRVTQGLHEEFGEGRVIDTPLSEGGILGTAIGMALYGLLPVPEIQFADFIFPGYDQIVSELAKLRYRSGGEYPAKMVIRTPVGGGIRGGLYHSQSPEALFIHVAGLKVVCPSNPYDAKGLLLASLRDPDPVLFFEPKRVYRAAKGEVPEGDYTVPLSKAAVVREARGPKAVTIVAWGAMLYEAIAAAEEAEKQGVSCEIIDLRTLWPVDIDTVVESVKKTGRVVVVHEAPKTCGFGAELVALVNEKAFLHLEAPPCRVTGFDTPFPYTLEMDYLPLAHRILPAVVATANY, from the coding sequence ATGCCTCAGATGAACCTCGTGTCCGCCATCAACGACGCCCTCCGGCTCGCCATGCGCGCCGACGACCGCGTGGTCGTGATGGGGGAAGACGTCGGCAAGGTCGGCGGAGTCTTTCGTGTCACCCAAGGCCTCCACGAAGAGTTCGGCGAGGGACGGGTGATCGACACTCCGCTCTCCGAGGGCGGCATCCTCGGGACGGCGATCGGCATGGCCCTCTACGGCCTCTTGCCCGTCCCCGAGATCCAGTTCGCCGACTTCATCTTCCCCGGGTACGACCAAATCGTGAGTGAGCTCGCGAAGTTGCGGTACCGCTCCGGCGGCGAGTATCCCGCCAAGATGGTCATCCGAACGCCGGTCGGCGGTGGCATTCGCGGTGGCCTCTACCACTCGCAGTCGCCCGAGGCCCTCTTCATCCACGTCGCGGGTCTCAAGGTCGTGTGCCCCTCGAACCCGTACGACGCGAAGGGCCTTTTGCTCGCCTCGCTCCGCGATCCCGATCCCGTGCTCTTCTTCGAGCCGAAGCGCGTCTACCGCGCGGCCAAGGGCGAGGTGCCGGAGGGGGATTACACCGTCCCGCTGTCGAAGGCCGCGGTGGTCCGCGAGGCCCGAGGCCCGAAGGCCGTGACGATCGTCGCCTGGGGGGCCATGCTCTACGAGGCCATCGCCGCGGCCGAAGAGGCCGAAAAACAAGGCGTTTCGTGCGAAATCATCGACCTCCGAACCCTCTGGCCGGTCGACATCGACACCGTCGTCGAGAGCGTCAAGAAGACGGGCCGGGTGGTCGTCGTCCACGAGGCCCCGAAGACGTGCGGCTTCGGCGCCGAGCTCGTCGCGCTCGTGAACGAGAAGGCCTTCCTCCACCTCGAAGCGCCGCCGTGCCGTGTGACGGGCTTCGACACGCCCTTTCCGTACACGCTCGAAATGGACTACCTCCCGCTCGCGCACCGCATCCTTCCGGCGGTCGTGGCGACGGCGAACTACTGA
- a CDS encoding 2-oxo acid dehydrogenase subunit E2: MARWEFKLPDIGEGVTEGEIVAWLCKPGDVLKEDAPMVEVMTDKATVTITSPKAGKILETHGSIGTVVQVHSVLVVFDLDGANGGATAEAPTNGVAHAKDEGPAATAVGDIRESLPGMGGPVAKTLAPAGAYFNAKPLATPATRRAARELSIELSHVPPTGPQGRVTKADVEAFAKRGAPPPTEKAVREEARPVSAAAPSMARDAVKIAPLGDAGSATEERVPFAGMRRKIATKMAQSKHTAAHFTFVEECDAGELKKLRERLRGDAEKASVKLTFLPFFVKAVVAALKKHPVLNSALDESTNELVYRKVYNIGIAASTDAGLMVPVVKNADRKSILEIAKEIDRLGKDAKAGKSKPEDLQGSTFTITSLGAQGGLFATPIINFPEVGILGIHQMKEKPVVRDGQIVVGSVMLLSLSFDHRIVDGHVGAAFAYDIIGYLENPDRLFLEMA; the protein is encoded by the coding sequence ATGGCGCGCTGGGAATTCAAGCTTCCGGATATCGGCGAGGGTGTGACCGAGGGCGAGATCGTGGCCTGGCTCTGCAAGCCGGGTGACGTCCTCAAAGAAGACGCCCCGATGGTCGAGGTCATGACCGACAAGGCGACGGTCACCATCACGTCGCCGAAGGCGGGAAAGATCCTCGAGACCCACGGCTCGATCGGCACGGTGGTGCAAGTGCACTCGGTGCTCGTCGTGTTCGACCTCGACGGTGCCAACGGAGGCGCGACCGCGGAGGCCCCGACGAACGGGGTCGCCCACGCGAAAGACGAAGGCCCGGCCGCGACCGCCGTGGGCGACATTCGCGAGTCTCTCCCGGGCATGGGCGGCCCTGTCGCGAAGACCCTCGCGCCGGCGGGGGCGTACTTCAACGCGAAGCCGCTCGCGACACCCGCCACCCGCAGAGCCGCGCGCGAGCTGTCGATCGAGCTCAGCCACGTTCCCCCCACGGGGCCTCAGGGCCGCGTGACCAAGGCCGACGTCGAGGCCTTCGCGAAGCGCGGCGCCCCTCCGCCGACCGAGAAGGCCGTGCGCGAAGAAGCTCGCCCCGTGTCAGCGGCCGCGCCTTCGATGGCCCGCGACGCGGTGAAGATCGCGCCCCTCGGTGACGCTGGCTCGGCGACCGAAGAGCGCGTGCCGTTCGCCGGTATGCGACGCAAAATCGCGACGAAGATGGCGCAGTCGAAGCACACCGCGGCGCACTTCACGTTCGTCGAGGAGTGCGACGCGGGCGAGCTCAAGAAGCTCCGTGAGCGCCTGCGCGGAGATGCCGAGAAGGCCTCGGTCAAGCTCACGTTCCTGCCGTTCTTCGTGAAGGCCGTCGTGGCCGCCCTCAAGAAGCACCCCGTCTTGAACTCGGCGCTCGACGAGTCCACGAACGAGCTCGTCTACCGCAAGGTCTACAACATCGGCATCGCCGCCTCGACGGACGCGGGGCTCATGGTGCCGGTCGTGAAGAACGCCGACCGCAAGAGCATACTCGAAATTGCCAAAGAAATCGACAGGCTAGGGAAGGACGCGAAGGCCGGGAAGTCCAAGCCCGAGGACCTCCAAGGCTCGACGTTCACGATCACCTCGCTCGGCGCGCAGGGGGGCCTCTTTGCGACCCCGATCATCAACTTCCCCGAGGTGGGCATCCTCGGCATCCACCAGATGAAAGAGAAGCCGGTGGTGCGCGACGGTCAGATCGTCGTCGGGAGCGTCATGTTGCTCTCGCTCTCGTTCGACCATCGCATCGTCGACGGTCACGTCGGGGCCGCCTTCGCGTACGACATCATCGGGTACCTCGAGAACCCGGACCGCCTCTTCCTCGAGATGGCCTGA
- a CDS encoding serine/threonine protein kinase, protein MAELASGGMATVYLARLSSVAGFQRLYAIKRLHPHLQREPEFVDMFLDEARLAARIHHPNVVSILEVGESKRGYYLVMEYIEGDTLARLLARSAQAQAKLPVDVTVRIALDTLAGLDAAHDLKDDHDQPLGVVHRDVSPQNILVGIDGTTRITDFGVARAAARLTTTRTGQLKGKLAYMAPEQARGQAVDRRADLFALGIVLWEALAMKRLFKGEGEADTLSRVLSEPIPKLRTLVPTLPAGIEAVVAKALDRDPEKRYATAAEFANDLEKAARPVRAVGTPKDVAACLDALMGGELTEQRAAVRTWLAQSEPSKSSVTRKPSDSVVTRIEGRRADESGSSPSAVGPAISVPHAAASSTSLPLITAAQAGVIAAPTSVSAASLSGITEPDAPRRRRPVWPSMLVAGLVGGAVVALVLRFGGGASPAGKSLESNTNAAPSAAPSAVSAPVVAPSAAPSAVPSGSASSVPAPSASAPPWAKWQSTKRPPQDKTKPQAHPTPGQVPDDISNNPYR, encoded by the coding sequence GTGGCCGAGCTCGCGAGCGGAGGCATGGCCACCGTGTACCTCGCGCGCCTCTCGTCGGTCGCCGGGTTCCAGCGTCTCTATGCGATCAAGCGGCTCCACCCGCACCTCCAGCGCGAGCCCGAGTTCGTCGACATGTTCCTCGACGAGGCGCGCCTCGCCGCGCGAATCCACCACCCGAACGTGGTCTCGATCCTAGAGGTCGGCGAGAGCAAGCGGGGCTACTACCTCGTCATGGAGTACATCGAGGGCGATACGCTCGCGCGTCTCCTGGCGCGCTCGGCGCAGGCGCAGGCGAAGCTCCCGGTCGACGTGACCGTGCGCATCGCCCTCGACACGCTCGCCGGCCTCGACGCCGCCCACGACCTCAAAGACGATCACGACCAGCCGCTCGGCGTCGTGCACCGCGACGTGTCCCCACAGAACATCCTCGTCGGGATCGACGGAACCACCCGGATCACCGACTTCGGCGTCGCGCGCGCCGCCGCCCGGCTGACGACGACCCGCACGGGGCAACTCAAGGGAAAGCTCGCGTACATGGCCCCGGAGCAGGCGCGTGGTCAGGCCGTCGATCGGCGAGCGGACCTCTTCGCGCTCGGGATCGTGCTCTGGGAAGCGCTCGCGATGAAGCGGCTCTTCAAGGGAGAGGGGGAGGCCGACACCCTCTCGCGCGTGCTGTCCGAGCCCATCCCGAAGCTCCGCACGCTCGTACCGACGCTCCCCGCCGGCATCGAGGCCGTGGTCGCGAAGGCGCTCGATCGCGATCCGGAGAAGCGCTACGCCACCGCCGCCGAATTCGCGAACGACCTCGAGAAGGCGGCCCGCCCGGTCCGTGCCGTCGGCACCCCGAAGGACGTCGCGGCATGCCTCGATGCCCTGATGGGCGGCGAGCTCACCGAGCAACGCGCCGCGGTGCGCACCTGGCTCGCGCAGAGCGAGCCGAGCAAGTCGAGCGTCACCCGCAAGCCGAGCGACTCCGTCGTCACCCGCATCGAGGGCCGTCGCGCCGACGAGTCGGGCTCGTCCCCCTCGGCCGTAGGTCCCGCGATCTCGGTCCCTCACGCCGCGGCGAGCTCGACCTCGCTCCCTCTCATCACCGCTGCGCAAGCGGGAGTCATCGCTGCCCCGACCTCGGTGTCGGCGGCGAGCCTCTCGGGCATCACCGAGCCCGACGCACCTCGCCGCCGGCGGCCGGTGTGGCCCTCCATGCTCGTCGCAGGCCTCGTCGGAGGCGCGGTCGTCGCGCTCGTCCTACGCTTCGGCGGAGGCGCATCGCCGGCAGGGAAGTCGCTCGAGTCGAACACGAACGCGGCCCCGTCCGCCGCCCCGTCCGCCGTGAGCGCTCCCGTCGTCGCCCCGAGCGCCGCGCCGAGCGCCGTCCCGAGTGGGTCGGCGTCGTCCGTTCCCGCGCCGAGCGCGTCTGCGCCTCCGTGGGCGAAGTGGCAGTCGACCAAACGCCCCCCCCAGGACAAGACCAAGCCTCAGGCGCACCCCACGCCCGGCCAGGTCCCCGACGACATCTCCAATAACCCGTACCGCTGA
- the mutY gene encoding A/G-specific adenine glycosylase, with protein sequence MAKPPRKDAPRGGSARRRTEAAHAPGRAQGESDLGPRLLAWYARERRELPWRSTRDPYAIWVSEVMLQQTRVDTVMPYYARFLERFPTVHALAEADEGAVLSAWSGLGYYRRARFLHAGARHVSRLSALPRGRDEWLTVPGVGPYTAGAIASIAFGEAAPLVDGNVARVLARIFGLEDDVKSTRGMKAVWAVAERELRREDPGAWNQALMELGATVCTPKSPACEACPVRPSCRAFAEERVGELPVVGKKAPPKDEPSTALVLVGPGGVLLGERRSEGRFGGLWEPPRVMGHLEPGEASVAFRAYLGPRAPDLSLSYRANVVHVLSHRKMDVKVYFARTRAALVAGSTPAGDYTRFGVRPHDERSFSRGMSRLALKILEAAGIA encoded by the coding sequence ATGGCCAAACCTCCTCGAAAAGATGCCCCGCGCGGGGGCTCCGCGCGACGACGCACCGAAGCTGCGCACGCGCCCGGCCGCGCGCAAGGCGAATCGGATCTCGGCCCTCGCCTGCTCGCATGGTACGCGCGGGAGAGGCGCGAACTGCCGTGGAGAAGTACCCGAGATCCTTACGCTATTTGGGTCAGTGAGGTCATGCTCCAGCAGACCCGCGTCGACACGGTCATGCCGTACTACGCGCGGTTCCTCGAGCGTTTTCCTACGGTGCACGCGCTCGCCGAGGCCGACGAGGGCGCCGTGCTCTCGGCGTGGAGCGGGCTCGGCTACTACCGTCGTGCGCGGTTCCTTCACGCAGGCGCGCGGCACGTGTCGCGCCTCTCCGCGCTCCCACGCGGGCGCGACGAGTGGCTGACGGTGCCCGGCGTCGGTCCGTACACCGCCGGCGCGATCGCGAGCATCGCCTTCGGCGAGGCAGCACCCCTCGTCGACGGGAACGTGGCGCGTGTGCTCGCGCGGATTTTCGGCCTCGAGGACGACGTGAAGAGCACGCGGGGCATGAAGGCGGTGTGGGCGGTCGCCGAACGCGAGCTTCGCCGCGAGGATCCCGGGGCCTGGAACCAGGCGCTCATGGAGCTCGGCGCGACGGTGTGCACCCCGAAGAGCCCCGCGTGCGAGGCGTGCCCGGTTCGTCCGTCGTGCCGAGCGTTCGCCGAAGAGCGTGTCGGCGAGCTGCCGGTCGTCGGGAAAAAGGCCCCGCCCAAGGACGAGCCATCCACCGCGCTCGTGCTCGTCGGCCCTGGGGGCGTGCTCCTCGGGGAGCGGCGAAGCGAGGGGCGCTTCGGCGGCCTGTGGGAGCCCCCACGGGTCATGGGCCACCTCGAGCCGGGCGAGGCCAGCGTGGCGTTTCGTGCCTACCTCGGCCCGCGGGCGCCGGACCTTTCGCTATCGTATCGGGCCAACGTGGTGCACGTGCTCTCGCACAGGAAGATGGACGTCAAAGTGTATTTTGCACGTACTCGCGCGGCGCTCGTCGCCGGATCGACGCCGGCGGGAGACTACACGCGCTTCGGGGTGCGCCCGCACGACGAGCGCTCGTTCTCCCGAGGGATGAGCCGGCTCGCCCTCAAGATCCTCGAAGCCGCGGGGATCGCGTGA
- a CDS encoding diguanylate cyclase — translation MNGTPARIAVSDGDAATRRALVRALEAAGHAVEAYADTSALVSRVELGGVDLVVADAPRLCRTIKGLGSEVFVPVVLTVAVTDPEGRIEGVLAGADACLDEPFEEVELFGHVDAMLRLKRAHDHYREARRELDRESATCPLTGLFGYRYLRETFPRVFAAAEEQRLPLSCLLVDVDGLRRHNVERGRAFGDSVLVEVASSLRSGVREADVVVRYGPDEFLVLLPETHFGGAMTVAERVFDDLAARKVAGARGELVDVPVSMGVAVFPGREVRTRGELLRAAADALSDAKRGGGGRVSVFRHAGVVLSRAGQGP, via the coding sequence GTGAACGGCACGCCGGCTCGCATCGCGGTGTCGGACGGTGACGCGGCGACCCGACGCGCGCTCGTTCGCGCTCTCGAGGCGGCGGGGCACGCGGTCGAGGCCTACGCCGACACCAGCGCCCTCGTGTCCCGCGTCGAGCTCGGTGGAGTCGACCTGGTCGTCGCCGATGCGCCGCGCCTGTGCCGCACCATCAAGGGGCTCGGGAGCGAGGTGTTCGTGCCGGTGGTGCTCACGGTCGCCGTCACCGATCCGGAGGGCCGCATCGAGGGCGTGCTCGCGGGGGCCGACGCCTGCCTCGACGAGCCCTTCGAGGAGGTGGAGCTCTTCGGCCACGTCGACGCGATGCTGCGTTTGAAGCGGGCGCACGATCACTACCGAGAGGCGAGGCGCGAGCTCGACCGCGAGTCGGCGACGTGCCCGCTCACGGGGCTCTTCGGCTATCGGTACCTCCGCGAGACGTTCCCGCGCGTGTTCGCCGCCGCCGAGGAGCAGCGCCTCCCGCTCTCGTGCCTGCTCGTCGATGTCGATGGCCTGCGCCGTCACAACGTCGAGCGCGGCCGCGCCTTCGGCGACTCGGTGCTCGTCGAGGTGGCGAGCAGCCTCCGCTCGGGTGTGCGCGAGGCCGACGTGGTCGTGCGCTACGGGCCCGACGAGTTCCTCGTGCTGCTCCCGGAGACCCATTTCGGGGGAGCGATGACGGTCGCCGAGCGCGTGTTCGACGACCTCGCCGCGCGGAAGGTCGCGGGCGCACGCGGAGAGCTCGTGGACGTCCCCGTGTCGATGGGCGTCGCCGTCTTCCCCGGGCGTGAGGTGCGAACGCGGGGCGAGCTTTTGCGCGCGGCGGCCGACGCGCTCTCGGATGCCAAACGGGGCGGGGGAGGCCGCGTTTCCGTGTTTCGGCACGCTGGGGTCGTGCTCTCCAGGGCCGGGCAAGGCCCGTGA